GTGGTGGCGGAGGCTGCGGTTGCTTCTCTCAGCTTAAACTGTGGAGATCCAGTCAAAGTGACGGACAGGGCTGTGAGGACTGCACGTGCACACAAAGCGGCAAAGTCGACTGCGTGTGCAGACACCTCATCCACCGTAAGGAGATTCGCGATCTCACTCTGAGAGAGAGGCGGCTGTATCAACGGGCAATCAGGAAACTCTATGCCCGGTCAGGTAAGGTTATGAGATTGTGAATGTAATATTCTtataattaaaacacaaatatctgtttgtttttaacgaAATtattatgggttttttttttttctctatgaATTTAGCTGTTTGGAAGGGATTTGCACTCCTGCGAGCCGAGTTCTCCCCTCAGGCTGGACACCACGCGTTCTTCCTCCCCTGGCACCGCTACTTTCTACGATTAGTGGAGCATGAACTGCAATCAGTGTCGTCCTGTAGAATGGCTGTTCCATATTTTGAATGGACAGTGGACTCTGGGTCAATGCAGTCGTCAGCAGCGTGGCAGGCTGGACTGTTTGGGGGAGACGGTGAACCAGagacaggctgtgtgccacatcACCCCTTCCAGGGCTCCACTCCCCATTTTTACTGGAAGCCTTGTCTGAGGCGAAGTTTCAACTCTTCGGTTTGTCATCTAGCTTTGCACTTCTTTGACTGACTACGGCTCTTCCGTACTACATCTGTCTTAACAATTTCTATCTGCTGCTCCCTTTAGGTGTGGCTGCCAGATGCGGTGACCCTGCATAAGACCATAAACCAGGCAGATTTCCAGGTGTTCTCCCAGTCGCTGCAAACCTTTTCTGGGTTGTTCAGGCTCTGGGTCGGAGGCCACATGGCTTCTCCTCTGGCTGCTTATGACCCTTTATACCTGTCACACATTGCATTCATGGACAAGCTGTGGGAGCAGTGGCAAGAAAAGCATCAACTTGCATCAAAAAGGGAAACGTCAAGTCATCACCAAGCTGCTCGTCAGTTGCATGTGACGATGAAGCCTTTTGATATTCACTCTGATGACGTGATTTTCTCCCAGCAGCAAAGCTGCATTGTCTATGTGCCCATAACCATTGGTGCGCCTTGCAATATTACGTCTTTTCAGACGCACCCTCAAAGTAATCCGAAATTTCAGGAACACAGCATCAACAAGTCAGCGTCCCACAGTGGTGCTCATTTCGACCAATATGGGTATGATCGTGACGGGTACGACCGAAGCGGCTGGGACAGGTGGGGCTTCTCAAAGGACGGCTTCAACCTGGACTCCATTGACAGGGAAGGATACGACATGTCAGGTTTCAACCGCTATGGCTTCAACCGTTCAAATGTCTCTTGGTTTGGCGTGCACAGGGATACTGTAGCTGAGAAAAAGTGGATGAAAGAGCATGATGAAGAATATAGTGATGCAAAGACCCACAAAGACAAAGTGATATCAGAGATATTTAGAGACAATGGCTATAACATTTATGGGTTTGACCCTCTTGGCTTGGATCACAGTGGGTTTGACGCATTTGGATTTCAAACAGATGGTTATGATAAAGACGGTTGTAATTGGTTTTTCAATGGACCGCACTACCTTCGCATCTACTTCCACGTGCAGCAACAGTTATTGTCCTCCAGTGATGACATTTTGGCCCACATCACCCGTACCTGTCCTCCCATCACCTCTTTGCCCCGACACTGGGCCACATGGGACTGGATGACTTTTGCTCGAGACTGCCAACCAGATCAGAACTGGGCAGGACCAGAAACTGATAACATGGTCAAGACAGAGACTCAAAATAAGAGCAGGATATGGCTTCCGGTCACACCAGATCACAGGTATCTTCACCACAAGAATGAATGGACTAAAGCCTTGCAACGCCAGTTCGAAGCTCAGCTTAGCAAGTATCAAACAGGTCCACAGTCCATTCTCACATGGGATTATTCGCCAAGTCAGTTTTCTGGCAAATGCATTGCTTAATGGCTGTATTACTTACTTATGCATTAACTGGCTTTGGAGGGCTACCTCAACATTAGCCACGCCGTGTGTGGTAAAACAATGAATTGTCACACCAGTTAGCATTTCATTCACAGCTATGCTCCGCTTTTCTTTGAAACGCTCTTCTTAGGTTTTGCTTCAAGCTTCACTGGTACAGCGGCTGTCCCCTCGGCTCTGCACCTTTCACCTGCCCCGACCTCTGCCGTGACGCCCGTTGCCATGGTTACCCACAGGCTGTCTGCCACATGCACAATTGCGGTTCCTGTTTCATAGAGTGGCGTGATCCGGCTACTGGAAACCACCTGATATGCCACGACTGGTAGCAAAAAATCCAGactgctgagaaaaaaaaaggaacgagGAACATGtcgaagaagaaggaagagaaCTGAAATTAACGTGTTTTTACGATTGTATTTGCACATTTTGTGTGAGCTGacataaacaaaacatttcaaagtaaaaaataacAGCTAAAAATGATGGCTGCAGCAAATTAAATGGAAAATTTAAGATTTACTCTAGATTTCATCAGATTTTTCCACAAAGCCGGTTTATCCATTGAAACCCACCTGAATCTGCATAAAAAAATTGCTCTATACTGTCCACTTGATATTCAGATGCCTTTAACATTTACGCATCAAGTCAGTACAATTAATCATTAATTATTGAATGAATCAAAGCaatgaaaaccaaaacattaTATGCTCAAATATGTGTGTAAATGATGGATCTGTAAAGGCATAACATcagttttgatttgtttcagCATTCCCCTCAGATCTATGGTTTTTGGTTTTAGGTCAGAGGTATCCAAACAATGATGGTTAAAGGGTCAACAGTGCAACTTTTGATTAGGTTGAGTGTATTTGTATGCACCTCTTAATGTTAAAACCTGTACACCCCTGAATTATGTCCACTCTAATATCTGTCTTATTTTCAAAATTACCTTGCATTCAGAGGAAAGGTTCTTCCAATATGTTAAGTGCGCTCCGGCCACAGCAACAAACGTACAGCTAGAGTCggaaaatatttttcagtgtaGTATATCATTTATTTGGAGATCATAAAGGCAGAGAGGGAAAATAATACAAGCAGTTGATTTATAAATGgtggttttgcattttttgcatCTATGCATTTACTATAAAactttgtttcttctgttgctATCGTTGAAGCACTTCTGATAATTGTGTAAATGCACCTGTCACTGTCTGATGAAACAATTCGGTGGGACTGTACTTGATGCTGGATAGGCCTCAGTGAGGATTCATGTCTCTCGGTCTCTCCAACTCCCACAAAGTGATGTGACCTTCATGCATTCCTCActattgtgtgtatttttgccATGGACATTCCTAAATAGCCCAATGTCCTTCCTCTCACCCCCTTGATGATTCTCTCTGTCATTATCTCAACTATTTCATCTATCTTTCCCCTAATTGCTTCTGCATGTAGGCCAAAAGATTCCAATGGCACCGAGTTGACACACTCAGGCTCACACTCCCTCACACTTTGATCTTGCTCACGCTCGGCTTGCTGGAGGAAATGCCGGTTGACTGCTGGCACAGTAGGCAGCCTCACTAGGCTCGCTCTCACTCTGTGATTAATGCCTCCgcgcacaaacaaacacattgttTCTGTACTTTTCAGAGCTGTCATTAGGATAATTATGTTCTGAGTAAAAGTAATACTTGATGGTCATCTTAAATACTTGTGATGAAAATCAATGAAGGatttttctctgaaaaataTGGCCTGAACTGtgctgcacattttttaattcaaagtaCTCATTCAGCCGCAAAATTAGAGAAATTGTCATGGTTGTGATGTTATCTTGTTTGTAGAATATTCTCCTTCCTGTCCACCCTCCCTCTCCTGTAGTAAGTTTCTTTCAGTCGTAATGGACTTCTACAACCTGACTTTGATGGTATTTCACGTCTGGAAGCCTGAAAACACTTCTGGTCGTGCTTACAATCCATAAAATGTGTGCCTGAAAGCACACGTGTATACATTACATCAGAGCCACGCGGTTCTGTTATTACTGGAAGGAGAGCAGAGCCAGATGTTCCCCGGTGACTTACTCAAAAGGTGAAGAAAACCTGTGGAGACAAACAGGGCAAAGGGAGTGACCGGCAGATTTCCACATTCCTCGTCTCTCCTTTACATATCTGTAAACACTCAGTTGAGTTAAAATGTCAATACACCCCCAGAGCCTGAAAACTCAGTGTGAACTAAAGATTTTGTCTCATCCTCAGAATTTGAACCAGACGGGAGGGTTTATAATGTGTCGTACACACCAGCCGAAGAGACACGAAACAGAGTAAGTCATTGACACGCTGCCAAAGAGAATGTATTGATTTCACTGGTAATAGGACTGTAACAGGGATTGCCCTCCTCAGCCTTCCCCTCCAAGAGATTGCCCTCCCAGGCCACCCCCACCTGACGACTGCCCTCCCAAGTCAACACCACCACCCAAGCCACCACAGCCACCCAATATCTGCCCTCCCGCTCCCCCACCGCCACCCAAGCCACCACAGACACCCAATTTCTGCCCTCCCAATCCACCACCGCCACCCAAGCCAACACCGCCACCCAATTTCTGCCCTCCCGCCCCCCCACTGCCACCCAAGCCACCACAGCCACCCAATTTCTGCCCTCCCAATCCCCCACCGCCACCCAAGCCAACACCGCCACCCAATTTCTGCCCTCCCAATCCACCACCGCCACCCAAGCCACCACAGCCACCCAATTTCTGCCCTCCCAATCCCCCACCGCCACCCAAGCCAACACCGCCACCCAATTTCTGCCCTCCTGCTCCCCCACCGCCACCCAATGACTGCAATCCCAAGCCATCGCCACCCAAAAACTGCAGAGGTAAGGATAAAAGAAACTCTACAGAGCAATATCTGTGATATAAGCCATTGTCCCACCAACACTGTAAAAGTAAAGGTGTCAGAATTCTGTTGAATTTAGTGGACCAATGTTCTCCTCATATTCCGTTTGCACTTAACCACTAACAACACCTGGAAGCACCAGAAAATGTCAGTAATCTGAAGCATTTGGCTTGCAGACTGCACCCACCGAGGAGTCCGGTATGCTGATGGAGCCCAGTGGAGGTCAGCAGACAATCCCTGTGACATCTGCTACTGCTCGGTGAGTTTGATCAGTCAGATATCTTCACACTTATCCAAATgatctttgtctttatttcaagTGGCATTTGTCTCCCGTCAACAGGAAGGCAATGTTCAATGTAGGAGGGAGCAGTGCAACACTCCCTGTGAaaatcctgctcctcctccacccaacACCTGCTGTCCAGTCTGTCAAGGTgggtttcttgtttgtttttttttcccccaatatgtgttggtgtgttcagcagagtgaagagacagtctttgcctgtgtgtgtcttttagaCTGTACTCACAATGGACGAAACTACCCCAATGGAGCGGCCATTCCTACCGGAGACCGCTGCCAGCAGTGTCAGTGTGTGGTATGTCCAGCAGTTGTGAAATGTGGTTCATGTATTTAGCAGATTGATCTGAGTTGTGATCTTTCTCTCCCAGAATGGAAATGTGGCGTGCTCAGCCGTCCGCTGTCCGGCCCTGCAGTGCCGCAACCCTGTGCATCATCCTGGAGAGTGTTGTCCGAGGTAAGAAACCTGCCTTACATCCTTGACATTAATATTAGGCCTGTGTCACATTGGAATGATTTTTTAATGTTAAGTTGGTTGATTTTAAAtctatttaatttgaaaataagtGCAATTTAATGTTGGTGACCCTTAGATGTGATCGCTGTGAATATCAGTCCCAAGTGTACCTGAATGGACAGAAGTTCTCATCCAGGACAGACCCTTGTGTCCACTGCCAATGTGCTGTGAGTTTATTTAGGCAAATGAGAGTTGCCTCTGAAGTATTCTAACTGCAATTATAATATGTTGGTCGAACTTTAATGACCCAGTGATGCAAAATCTCTGAACACTCACTGAACTGTTATATGTAAACGTGATATACTTTTATTAACGAGCCTCAGTGCACATTGTGATGAATATTATTTTATAGATTAATACGTTTTAAGTTTCCGTCTGACAGTATGAACAAATTTCCTGCTAGGAAGGTGAAGTTTCCTGTGATCGGATGGCTTCGTCATGTCCGGCACCAGCATGCAGTCACCCAGCCAAGCGTGAAGGAGAGTGCTGCCCCACATGCAATGGTAgatgcaaaaaatgacattttccatgcacttttgtatttttccccAAATTCAAGCAAAAATAGGAACAGGTTCATGTTTGCTCCTGCAGAATGTGAGTATGACAGACGAGTCTATGCTGATGGAAAAACATTCATCCCTGGTGGGAGCGGGCCCTGCCTGCAGTGCATCTGCAAGGCAAGTTTGTATTCAAAGTATTTTATAAAAAATGGATAAACAGGGTAATATATGGATTTTAAGGGTGGTTGCATGAAGTAAGTTTTGATTATTAGTTTCTTTTGTTTGCATAAGCTTTTTCGATGCATCATTTCTCCCCATTTAATATGTTAAAATCCCAATGCATTGTTTTCCCTCATAGAGACACAACATGAATGTGACCCAACACTTCACAaaagtcacacaaaaaaaaaacccttcactCAATGCTGTGGTGAAGTGAAATATTCAAAGTGGGAGATATAAAAATACCCTTGAACTATTAactattcaatcaatcaatcaatcaagtcTCCACAATGCATAATTTCCACAACACGATCAAATCattattctgttttcttcttgttttcctcaatTTTAGGCCGGGAACGTGATATGCCATGAGGAGAAGTGTCCACCTGTTCAGTGTTCCAACCCTATCAGAGATCCACATCAGTGTTGTCCAACCTGTAGAGGTAGATACAGAcatgcacacaacacacacatgaattcaGGAACATTGAATTGATTTACAAtgatttcctttttattttatgtctttACAAAATCAGTAAACACAATGAGCATCCTGTATGACTGCCTTCCTCTATAGGGTGCTTATCAAATGGAGTGCAGTACGAAGAGGGCGCATCGTGGCAAAGTGAAGACACCTGTTCCAGGTGTTCCTGTGTAGACGGGGAGATTGGCTGCTCTCGCATCCGCTGCCCCGCCAACGAATGTCAGCATCCCACAAGGAACCGTGGTAAGACCCTGTGGCTGCGACCGTATGAGAGAACTGATGTGTAATTTTCACACCGTCTCTTTCCGTTTTTACAGATTCTTGTTGCGCGACATGTGACAGCTGCACTTATAACAATCGCATCTACAGCAATGGACAGACGTTCACAAGCCCTGACCAGCCCTGTCAATCGTGCACTTGCCTGGTGAGTGTCGATCTCTGCTCACTAACAAAACATCCAACTCACCTGCAAACAAAGATGCATGAAAAACATCAGTTCCACTATATTTAAATTAGCTTCCTGTCACATAGAGAACTGATGTTGTCATATGACTGGTTTACAAAGCTCCAGATTCTTTAGGTCCAAAATatatctttttctgttttccttgcTTTTCCGCAGCATGGCACCGTTTCATGTGAGAGGCGGCCTTGTACTCCACTGTCCTGCGCTGGTGCCTACACAGCACCTGGAGAGTGCTGCCCTAAATGCCCAGGTACCCACATCCAGACTCATGTCCAATATGGCATTGTTCTATTACGTATcttggggggatttttttttttttgtcagagaaGTGAAGATGGCTTGTTTTCGCAGAATGCTCGTATGACACCAACGTGTACAGGGACGGCGAGAAATTTCAAAATCCTACAAATGCGTGTGAGGAGTGTAACTGTAATAGCGGGACGATTGACTGCCACAGAAGCCAGTGTCCTAAACCTCAATGCAATGCTCCTCGACCTGGAACATGTTGCCCCAACAACTGCAACGGTAAGACAGTACAAATTTCCTGTGAGAAACATTAATTCATCTCACAGATTAAAGTGtttattttacaatatttttcTGCTCATAAGGCTGCAGCTACGCTGGAAGGGAGTACAATAACGGAGAAGAGTTTCCTCATCCCACGGATCCATGCAGAGCTTGCTCCTGCTTGGTATGGATTATAGAGAAAAATCAAATCTTAatacagtttgtgtttgttgtcttCAAGCAGATTTTGGTTTACATATGTGTTTGCAGAATGGGAATGTGCAGTGTCTGATGAGGAGGTGTCCTCCATTATCATGTCCCAACCCTGTCTCTGTGCCGGGAGAGTGCTGCCCCCAGTGTCCAGGTAAGGATGTGCAGCAAAGACAGATGCAAACTACCCAGGAATGAATATTTTTAGATGATAACAAAAGAACCTGCAAAGAAATTCAGATAAGACAGTGTTGGGAAATAATTACCTTCAGtaatttgacattttatttttttgtgcaaatgTTGAGCTTTAAGATTTCACTCACTGCTCACAATATTGTAACATCatctggtgatttttttttttcatttctctgcaaCCCTACAAACTCTCTGCTACTAACCTGCTGTATTGTGAAGTGCACTGATGATAGTTTTCATGGCcgatcctgcagctcctccgtcagGCTGCTTGTATGAAGAAAGATCCTACAGACACATGGAGCGTTTCCAGCATCCCACGGACAACTGCCGAGTGTGCAACTGCCACAACGAGGCAGTTCAGTGTCAGCGCAAGCCCTGCCCCTTCGCTTCATGCTCTCACCCCGTTACACAAGAGTGCTGCCAGACCTGTGATGGTAAAAGTTCATAGATTTGAAGGCTACAACTTGGCATAATCCAGTTTGGAGATACAGTATCTGTACAGTATCTATTCTCAAATGTGGCttgttggtgcagtggtttgcactgccACTTGAGATAAGAAGTAGTTTGAATCTGTTGGCTGATGGAGCCTTTCTTCGTGGAGTTTGCTTGACCTCTCTTGTTTCTGCATGAGTATTTTTTTACATCTATATCTTTGTTTTGTCACTCAATCCAGAGAAATGTATGTATTATAGAAAATCTACACCTCTCTTTTGTAGCCTGCCTGTATGAAGGTCGACATCGAGCAAACGGAGAGGCATGGGAGGACGCATCGGACCGgtgttctgtgtgtgcgtgccgtGAAGGCTCCGTGCGGTGTGAGAGAAAACGCTGTCCACCTGCCAACTGTAAACACCCCGTCCAAAGGCAGTGCTGCATGTCCTGTGAGGGTGAGTGACGGCAGCACGGCTCTGCAGAAACCACCAACCCTGAACCCCGTTAGACCGGCACATTCATACCTAATCGAGTTCTGCTTGCAGGCTGCATGTATCACGGTAAAGAATATCCTGAGGGCAGCGAGTTCCGTAGCGACGACGACCCCTGCGCCTTGTGCTACTGCCGCGGGGGGGAGGTGGTCTGCGCCATGACGGCCTGTCAGATGGACTGCAGTCACCCTTACAGGCCACCCGGACAATGCTGCGGGGAATGTGAACGTATGTCTGGTCAAACTTtaactgtgtgtgaatgtgctcACATTCTTCACTTTTAATATTTGTCTCCATGactaaaaaaaagataaatcatGAATTTGTTTCTCCCTGTTAGGCTGCTTTTATAACAATGCAGTTCTCCATAACGGACAGTCCGTCGCTGACCCAAGAAACCCTTGTTCTGATTGTGTCTGCCAGGtagcatcaacacacacacactcacacacttgtTCTTGCTATTTgatctcctcacacactcttcTGTTGCAGAGCGGCTCAGTGCGATGCTTGAGGAGACCATGTCCGCGAGTCCGCTGTCCTCACCCGGTCACTGACCAGTGTGGCTGTCCCAGCTGTGACGGTATTCAGCCCGCATGAAACCGCCGCTCAGGTCGTGCAAAGCAAGCGAGTAGCTGATGCTTGGTTGTGTGTTTAGGTTGTCACTTTGAAGGAGTGACGTACGCTGAGGGCCAGACAGTCCGAGGAGGAGACAAAGGCTGTCAGGACTGCACGTGTTCGGTAAGTGGAGGAAATGCATCGGTTAAGACCGCTGCACCTTCACAGCTACGGTACGCCTCCCGTTTTTCTCTCCCCTGTAGAGAGGAGAGATGGTGTGCACGTCCAGAACATGCCCTGACGTATCGTGCCAACATCCGTCTTGGGATGGATGTTCATGCAAAGTGTGTGACGGGTGTAACTTTGAAAGACGGGAATGTTTCAACGGAGAACGATTTCCGCACCCTGAAGACCACTGccagctctgctcctgtttggtactgacacacacatgcattaaaGTGTATGCACTATTAAAGcaaaagtaaaactgaaaatggtatgtttttgtgtttggatGTAGAATGGCGGTGTAGTGTGTGCACACAAACCTTGTCCGAGTGTTTCCTGTCGGCATCCGGTGATCCCTCCCGGAGAGTGCTGCCCCGTCTGCACCGGCATCTGTTCATACCAGGGTGAACAGCACCAGCCTGGCTCTACCTTCATATCACCCTCCGACCCCTGCTCAACATGCTCCTGTGTGGTCAGTCCGATAGATGTctagaagaaaaaacacacacatacacacacactctcagtgTTTATTTAACTGGTCTTATGTCACCGTCAGAATGGAGACGTGAGCTGTCAGAGGAGACAGTGTCCGGTGCAGTGTGCTCACCCTGTTCCTTCAGACCACTGCTGTCCGATCTGTGACTCCTGTCAGTTTGAGGGCGTTGTCCACGCTCACGGTCAAACCTTCACGCCCTCATCCAGCCCCTGCCAGCGCTGCACCTGTGTCAGAGGCACCGTGACCTGCACGCCCGTCGTTTGCCCAGCAGCAAACTGCCTTCACCCCGTTGTCAAGCCAGGACAGTGCTGTCCCGAGTGTCCAGGTACCCCTTTCATATGTCTGGATGAATAACAAGTCAGGTccacacacatatttacattttttctgaGACCTCTTGTCTCAAAAATGTTCTGTTGATGCTTTCATTTGTCTCTTCTCTGTAGTCTCAGAGTGTATGGTGGAGGGTCAGGAGTTCAGAGACGGGCAGACGTGGGCACAGAAATCAAACCCGTGCTCTACCTGCATCTGCCAGGTCGGATTATTGTGAATCTTATTTATGAATCTCCATTTACCCTTTTAACGGTCTTAACAATGAATCCTGCACTTACAGACAGGTGAGGTGAAGTGTTCATCTCCTCAGTGTCCCAAGCTGACCTGTGTGCATCAGGTGACGGATCCAGCAACCTGCTGTCCCCGCTGTCGAGGTGCATAAAATCCACTGAGCGTTATTTAGTTTATTCTGTGGCTGCGGGCATGATCTGGCAAACAGAGACATCACTCCGAAGGTTTCCTCCCATATATCAAGTCATGTAGTGCCATCCAAGACTTCTCGACTGCGCACACAGTTTGAGCAGCATGTCACATATTTGAACATGAACCTCTCAggaccctctcacacacacacgcacacacaataaTATTTAATAACTACCAGATGTTGAAGTTGATATCTCTGGAAAAAAGCATATAAACTCCCACTCCTTACACTTTATGGAAATTTTTACGGCCACAAAATCAGCATGAATCCAGTTAATCGAGCCATAAGAGGATTACAATCTTGGAAGTATAAAAAGCTTATTCGACTAAAGTTTTGACTCTCAGGTTGCATGTATGGAGGGGAGGAGTATCCAGACGGCAGCAGCTGGTTTGCAGACTCCACTCCCTGCAtgacctgcatgtgtgtgaacgGAGTGACCACGTGTTCTGAGGTGCAGTGTCTGTCTCCATGTGTCAACCACATCACCGTGCCGGGGGAGTGCTGCCCGATGTGTGCCGGTCAGCAAGTTCACATAACTTTTACTGTAGTTCATTCAAGATAatataaatttaattttaatcatGTTTCAATACTTTCTTATTAGTAATTGTTAaacttgtgttgttttgttttctgatcaGACTGTATATTTGACGGCAAAGTGTATGGACCAGGGGAGAGTTTCCATCCAGCCAATGACCCCTGTCAGATCTGCACATGTGAGgtatgacaacaaaaagcagctgTACATTCAACATGAGTGATAATTAATGATGGGAGATGACGACTTCTCACTGAATAAGTGACTACTTCAACTGCGTTAAGCAGCAGTGTTACAAAACGGCTCTTGGAGACGAAGCACGGCCTGCTCCAGTACTTACAGGAACATGAATGATGAATGACAGTGAAGTATCAGTTGCAATGAAACCTTCATGCATTTCAGGTGACGCCAGATGGGGAGCAACACCTTCGCTGTTACCAAAAGCAGTGTCCAAGTCTTGTCGACTGTCCCAAGAACCACATCTTGTTTTCTGGACCGGACTCCTGCTGTCCTGTCTGCGCTCGTCAGTAGCAGTTTCCTGTTTACACCCTGTATTATATCAACACTCTCACTGTTTGATTCTGTTTGGTCTGTGATTGTTTAGAGCCTCTCACTAACTGTACTGACGCACGGATCGGCAACGAGGTGCTGGCAACAGACGATCCCTGTTTTACCTGTCATTGTAAGGTAAAACAGCACTGAGCCTTTCTTCTATGATCAGTGACATTTCAACATCGAGCAATGTCTGAAGAATTCTGCTACTTGAAACATTTCTTGAATGATAATAAAGATCATGTATATTTCAAATCCAAATCTTTTATCTTTGCTTGATCTACTCTTTGGGATTCTGCGTCTGTCTTCCTCACAGGATCTGACCTGGACCTGCTTACACCAGACCTGCCCACCACTGAACTGCCCCTACAGTGAACAGTTCAACTCTCCAGACCTATGCTGCCCTGTGTGTAAAGGTGAGTTTGAATCTTATCAATGGCCAAAACTTACTGCCGTCATCTACTGGGATCAAAACAAGTCATAACTCGACTGCTTGTTGCAGATTGTGTCCTCGAGGGACAAAACAAACGTGTGACTAATGGCAGCAGCTGGACGGACAGCGATGATGACTGTGTTAAATGTACCTGCATCGTGAGTTGGCTGGAAATACTTGTCCTTCATTTATGGAGATTGCTCTTGTTTTGGAGCCTAATGTTCAAAATGTGTGGTGGATTGGAGGATGCCCTTCGCcactgtctcttttttttatttttcttcaagtACCGGTATGTATTTATTATCAGGTTGTGTATCTATTCTGCCATCTGAAGTAATACATTCTGCCTGTGTGCATCCTCAGCTGGGCTCGGTGGAGTGCAGCATTGAAGAGTGTCCACCTATAGTTTGCCTGccaggtgaaaaaaaagtgaagattcCTGGGAAATGCTGCCATGAATGTCAAGGTATGTCCGCTGAGAGGCAAAGGCCTGACTGACCAAGCATGCTAAATTACATGTTCACGCAAGTAGATTGATGCACAGAGAATAACTCTTGTTTTCAAAAGAGGGTTTTGCATGCAGAGGCCATATACACAAGGTCAATGTCCCAGAAACGGGATTGCTTAGTGCTTACTTTCGTTTGTCATTGAGTTATTGA
Above is a window of Salarias fasciatus chromosome 7, fSalaFa1.1, whole genome shotgun sequence DNA encoding:
- the LOC115392201 gene encoding uncharacterized protein LOC115392201 — encoded protein: MLGACCLRKPRQRHPSEPRHYSQYEYNITSVNRTLLGDDNLIMEDEVWYSDAGLPHRELQDLKESPKQTNCTTDLDFTYTCDYLTHTQCQALANQQPEQTQVVSFSPGARCSDVGCGGGGGCGCFSQLKLWRSSQSDGQGCEDCTCTQSGKVDCVCRHLIHRKEIRDLTLRERRLYQRAIRKLYARSAVWKGFALLRAEFSPQAGHHAFFLPWHRYFLRLVEHELQSVSSCRMAVPYFEWTVDSGSMQSSAAWQAGLFGGDGEPETGCVPHHPFQGSTPHFYWKPCLRRSFNSSVWLPDAVTLHKTINQADFQVFSQSLQTFSGLFRLWVGGHMASPLAAYDPLYLSHIAFMDKLWEQWQEKHQLASKRETSSHHQAARQLHVTMKPFDIHSDDVIFSQQQSCIVYVPITIGAPCNITSFQTHPQSNPKFQEHSINKSASHSGAHFDQYGYDRDGYDRSGWDRWGFSKDGFNLDSIDREGYDMSGFNRYGFNRSNVSWFGVHRDTVAEKKWMKEHDEEYSDAKTHKDKVISEIFRDNGYNIYGFDPLGLDHSGFDAFGFQTDGYDKDGCNWFFNGPHYLRIYFHVQQQLLSSSDDILAHITRTCPPITSLPRHWATWDWMTFARDCQPDQNWAGPETDNMVKTETQNKSRIWLPVTPDHRFCFKLHWYSGCPLGSAPFTCPDLCRDARCHGYPQAVCHMHNCGSCFIEWRDPATGNHLICHDW